A single genomic interval of Mycolicibacterium holsaticum DSM 44478 = JCM 12374 harbors:
- a CDS encoding TetR/AcrR family transcriptional regulator has protein sequence MSAGQADAAGGRAEQPRTRPRKPGAGRRRDPTIDDRVRQAARTLYAREGWAGFHFEGVARAAGVSKDAVYRRYSDAEALLLDALSAQPLPLLADDRPVEEALVAFGRDVFAYFASGNGYANLRVHIDGPRYPNVLEQYRDRVVEPQIAQAVSVLEKAKDAGAIDPDTSTGAVVEALGGAVIVLALAVGARLDDDGRPDATVVRQLTEVVQQILHGRLTDAPSSTTKRRS, from the coding sequence ATGAGTGCGGGCCAGGCCGACGCGGCCGGTGGGCGTGCGGAACAACCCCGCACGCGACCACGCAAGCCGGGGGCGGGTCGCAGGCGCGACCCGACGATCGACGACCGCGTGCGGCAGGCGGCCCGCACGCTGTATGCGCGTGAAGGCTGGGCGGGCTTTCACTTCGAAGGCGTGGCACGGGCAGCCGGGGTCAGCAAGGATGCGGTGTACCGCCGATATTCGGACGCCGAGGCGCTGCTTCTGGACGCGCTTTCGGCGCAGCCCCTTCCGCTGCTCGCCGACGATCGTCCGGTCGAGGAGGCGCTGGTGGCCTTCGGCCGCGACGTGTTCGCCTATTTCGCGAGCGGCAACGGCTACGCCAACCTGCGTGTGCACATCGACGGCCCCCGCTACCCCAATGTGCTTGAGCAGTACCGCGATCGAGTGGTGGAGCCGCAGATAGCGCAAGCAGTCTCGGTGCTCGAAAAGGCCAAGGATGCCGGCGCCATCGACCCCGACACATCGACCGGCGCGGTGGTGGAGGCGCTGGGCGGCGCGGTGATCGTCCTGGCGCTGGCGGTGGGTGCGCGGCTGGACGACGACGGCAGGCCCGACGCGACCGTCGTACGGCAACTGACCGAGGTGGTCCAGCAGATCCTCCATGGCCGGCTCACCGATGCGCCCAGCTCGACCACGAAGCGAAGAAGCTGA